In the Octadecabacter sp. SW4 genome, one interval contains:
- a CDS encoding xanthine dehydrogenase small subunit — MKTTFLLNGETVRVDTDPTRTLLDWLRENRGLTGTKEGCNEGDCGACTVMVTDGDGAKALNACILFMPQLHGKAVRTVEGVSGPDGALHPVQSAMIENHGSQCGFCTPGFVVSMAVGHANGQTDHDNMLAGNLCRCTGYAPIIRAARSAESAPVPVWMNDTAPSVDPAPFAPETTDELAAWYWEHPDGTLVAGATDVGLWVTKQFRDLGEVAFLNRCADLRGITRDTDTIRIGAMTTMTDVLAAMRNTHSSYAEMIRRYGSQQVRNAATIGGNIANGSPIGDNPPALIALDAILHLRRGDQRRDLPIADFFIDYGKQDRQPGEFVEAVTIPASAPALRCYKISKRFDQDISAICGCFNVTVTGDTVTQARIAFGGMAGTPKRAAAVENALTGKPWTDETVQAAMTKMRDDFTPLSDMRASADYRLVTAENLLLRYFHDLSGQGTSVLEVSA, encoded by the coding sequence ATGAAGACCACGTTTCTTCTCAACGGAGAGACTGTGCGCGTTGACACCGATCCAACGCGGACCTTGTTAGACTGGCTGCGTGAAAACCGCGGCCTCACCGGCACCAAGGAAGGCTGCAACGAAGGCGATTGCGGGGCGTGCACGGTGATGGTCACGGACGGCGATGGGGCCAAGGCCCTGAACGCCTGCATCCTGTTCATGCCGCAACTTCACGGCAAAGCGGTGCGCACCGTCGAAGGGGTCAGCGGCCCCGATGGCGCACTGCATCCGGTGCAATCTGCGATGATCGAAAACCACGGCAGCCAGTGCGGTTTCTGCACGCCCGGTTTCGTGGTCTCGATGGCCGTGGGTCACGCCAACGGGCAAACGGATCACGACAATATGCTGGCCGGGAACCTGTGTCGTTGCACCGGCTACGCACCGATCATCCGCGCCGCCAGATCCGCCGAAAGCGCGCCGGTGCCTGTCTGGATGAATGACACGGCACCAAGCGTTGATCCGGCCCCTTTTGCACCCGAAACGACCGATGAACTGGCGGCGTGGTATTGGGAACACCCCGATGGCACGCTTGTGGCAGGGGCCACGGATGTGGGCCTTTGGGTCACCAAACAATTCCGCGATCTGGGCGAAGTTGCCTTTCTGAACCGCTGCGCCGACCTGCGCGGGATCACCCGCGACACCGACACGATCCGCATTGGCGCGATGACCACCATGACCGATGTGCTGGCCGCAATGCGCAATACGCATTCCAGCTACGCCGAGATGATCCGACGCTATGGCAGTCAACAAGTGCGCAACGCCGCAACCATTGGCGGCAATATCGCCAACGGATCACCCATCGGGGATAACCCGCCCGCGCTGATTGCCTTGGACGCCATATTGCACCTTCGGCGCGGCGATCAGCGGCGCGATCTGCCCATCGCGGATTTCTTCATCGACTATGGCAAACAGGACCGCCAGCCCGGTGAATTTGTCGAGGCTGTGACGATTCCAGCCAGCGCCCCTGCCCTGCGCTGCTACAAAATCTCGAAACGGTTTGATCAGGATATTTCCGCGATCTGCGGCTGTTTCAACGTGACCGTCACAGGTGACACGGTAACGCAGGCGCGCATCGCGTTCGGCGGCATGGCCGGCACCCCCAAACGCGCCGCCGCTGTCGAGAACGCTTTGACCGGCAAACCCTGGACCGATGAAACGGTGCAGGCAGCTATGACAAAGATGCGGGATGATTTCACGCCGCTCTCCGATATGCGTGCCAGCGCCGACTATCGCCTCGTCACGGCGGAAAACCTGCTGCTGCGTTATTTCCATGACCTGTCAGGCCAAGGCACCAGCGTATTGGAGGTCTCGGCATGA
- a CDS encoding helix-turn-helix transcriptional regulator, whose translation MPSQIDTCFAALSDPTRRAVVERLVAGPASVSDLAAPHDIALPTFMRHLRVLENCGLVRSIKKGRVRTCHIEAAPLMEVQGWLEWQRTVWEQRLDQLAALAEGIEGNTQ comes from the coding sequence ATGCCATCACAGATTGACACATGCTTTGCGGCCCTTTCCGATCCGACCCGCCGCGCAGTGGTGGAACGGCTGGTGGCTGGCCCCGCCAGCGTCAGCGACCTTGCCGCGCCGCACGATATTGCCCTCCCGACCTTCATGCGCCACCTGCGTGTGCTGGAAAACTGCGGGCTGGTGCGGTCCATCAAAAAGGGGCGCGTGCGCACCTGCCACATCGAAGCCGCCCCGCTGATGGAAGTGCAAGGCTGGCTTGAATGGCAGCGCACCGTCTGGGAGCAACGGCTGGACCAGCTCGCGGCGTTGGCCGAAGGCATTGAAGGGAACACACAATGA
- the xdhB gene encoding xanthine dehydrogenase molybdopterin binding subunit, whose translation MSVAKPLPHDAAQLHVTGQARYVDDIPAPAGTLHLAFGTSDVACGTITAMDLSDVHAAAGVIAVLTADDLPFDNDVSPSAHDEPLLSNGTVHYIGQPLFLVVATSHLAARQAARLGKRDIETGTPILTIEAAMAANSRFEDGPRIYSKGDVDAALATAPHRLQGRIDMGGQEHFYLEGQAAMALPQEGGDMLVHSSTQHPTEIQHKVAEAIGKPMHAVRVETRRMGGGFGGKESQGNALAVACAVAARLTGKPCKMRYDRDDDMMITGKRHDFRIDYDVGYDGKGRLTGVDFTQYTRCGWALDLSLPVADRAMLHADNAYLLPAARITSHRLKTNTQSATAFRGFGGPQGVLGIERVIDHVAHALGMDPAEVRRVNYYDAMVAGADASGGSYLGRKSAGVGKRFGGTHSPKAAPNDNTTPYDMEVTDFILHEMTDALLQKAGYAARRTAVEAWNADNPLLKKGLAFSPVKFGISFTLTHLNQAGALVHVYQDGSIHLNHGGTEMGQGLFQKVAQVAASRFGVDMSAIKITATDTEKVPNTSATAASSGSDLNGMAVKAACDTIRDRIAACVAGLHDVAPEDVVFRDGQVQAGAASMTFAQAAQAAYVNRVSLSATGFYKTPDLAWDRIAGKGRPFFYFAYGAALTEVVIDTLTGENRILRADILHDAGASLNPDLDIGQIEGGYVQGAGWLTTEELVWDESGRLRTHAPSTYKIPACSDRPDVFNVSLWDGINPADTIYRSKAVGEPPFMLGVSAFLALSDAVAACGPAYPDLHAPATAEQILAAIARAHR comes from the coding sequence ATGAGTGTTGCAAAACCCCTGCCCCATGACGCCGCGCAGCTGCATGTCACCGGGCAAGCCCGCTATGTGGACGATATTCCAGCACCCGCTGGCACCTTGCATCTGGCCTTTGGCACATCGGATGTGGCCTGCGGCACGATCACGGCGATGGACCTGTCGGACGTGCACGCGGCAGCTGGCGTCATCGCAGTGCTGACTGCGGATGACCTGCCCTTTGACAACGATGTATCGCCCAGCGCCCATGACGAACCGCTGCTGTCCAACGGAACTGTGCACTATATCGGCCAACCGCTGTTTCTGGTGGTCGCCACCTCGCACCTTGCCGCACGGCAGGCCGCCCGGCTCGGCAAGCGCGACATCGAAACAGGCACACCGATCCTCACGATCGAGGCGGCAATGGCCGCAAACAGCCGCTTTGAAGATGGCCCACGCATCTACAGCAAGGGCGATGTGGACGCCGCCTTGGCCACTGCCCCGCATCGGCTGCAGGGGCGCATCGACATGGGCGGGCAGGAACACTTTTACCTTGAAGGACAGGCCGCGATGGCCCTGCCGCAAGAAGGCGGCGATATGCTGGTCCATTCCAGCACCCAGCACCCGACGGAAATTCAGCACAAGGTGGCCGAGGCGATTGGCAAACCGATGCACGCCGTCCGGGTCGAAACCCGCCGGATGGGCGGTGGTTTCGGCGGCAAGGAAAGCCAGGGCAACGCATTGGCTGTGGCCTGCGCCGTTGCGGCGCGGCTGACGGGCAAGCCCTGCAAGATGCGCTATGACCGCGACGACGATATGATGATCACCGGCAAGCGCCATGATTTCCGCATTGATTATGACGTGGGCTATGACGGCAAAGGCCGCCTGACAGGCGTGGATTTCACCCAATACACGCGCTGTGGCTGGGCACTGGATTTGTCCCTGCCCGTGGCTGATCGTGCGATGCTGCATGCTGACAACGCTTATCTCTTGCCCGCCGCGCGCATCACCTCGCATCGGCTGAAAACCAACACCCAAAGCGCCACCGCCTTTCGCGGGTTTGGCGGCCCGCAGGGCGTATTGGGGATTGAACGGGTCATCGACCATGTCGCACACGCGCTGGGGATGGACCCCGCCGAGGTGCGGCGCGTCAATTATTACGACGCGATGGTTGCGGGGGCGGATGCCTCCGGCGGAAGTTATTTGGGAAGAAAAAGCGCAGGGGTGGGCAAGCGTTTCGGCGGCACGCATTCACCAAAGGCGGCCCCAAACGACAATACCACCCCCTATGACATGGAGGTCACCGACTTCATCCTGCACGAGATGACGGATGCCCTATTGCAAAAGGCCGGTTACGCGGCGCGGCGCACGGCCGTAGAGGCATGGAATGCCGACAATCCGCTGTTGAAAAAGGGCTTGGCCTTTAGCCCTGTGAAGTTCGGGATTTCCTTTACCTTGACTCACCTTAATCAGGCGGGTGCCCTGGTGCATGTCTATCAAGACGGATCCATTCACCTGAACCATGGCGGCACCGAAATGGGGCAGGGGTTGTTCCAGAAGGTCGCGCAGGTTGCCGCAAGCCGCTTTGGCGTCGATATGTCGGCGATCAAGATCACCGCGACCGATACTGAGAAGGTGCCAAACACATCGGCCACGGCGGCCAGTTCGGGGTCTGATCTGAACGGGATGGCCGTCAAGGCCGCCTGCGACACAATCCGCGACCGGATCGCGGCCTGTGTTGCCGGTTTGCACGATGTCGCCCCTGAAGATGTCGTGTTCAGGGATGGACAGGTGCAGGCAGGCGCGGCGTCAATGACATTCGCCCAAGCGGCGCAAGCGGCCTATGTGAACCGTGTCAGTCTAAGTGCTACAGGGTTTTACAAGACACCCGACCTGGCCTGGGACCGGATCGCCGGCAAGGGCCGCCCGTTCTTTTACTTTGCCTACGGTGCTGCATTGACCGAAGTGGTGATCGATACGCTGACCGGTGAAAATCGCATCCTGCGCGCGGATATCCTGCATGACGCAGGTGCCTCGCTGAACCCTGATCTGGACATTGGCCAGATCGAAGGGGGTTATGTGCAAGGGGCCGGTTGGTTGACGACTGAGGAACTGGTTTGGGATGAAAGCGGGCGTTTGCGCACCCATGCGCCCTCGACCTATAAAATCCCCGCCTGTTCGGACCGCCCCGACGTGTTCAACGTGTCCCTGTGGGATGGCATAAATCCGGCCGATACGATCTATCGTTCAAAAGCTGTGGGCGAGCCACCGTTCATGTTGGGGGTATCGGCCTTTCTCGCCTTGTCGGACGCGGTCGCGGCCTGCGGCCCCGCCTATCCCGATTTGCACGCCCCTGCCACTGCCGAACAAATACTGGCCGCAATTGCACGGGCACACAGGTGA
- the xdhC gene encoding xanthine dehydrogenase accessory protein XdhC encodes MSDFIRITVTRTAGSAPRDADTTMTVWGNGQSGTIGGGALEWEATQVARRMLREGRKTLSRTVPLGPELGQCCGGSVTLVWALNAAEVSPQASPLWIWGAGHVGRAIVSVMAPLPDFEITWIDTGPDRFPDSIADGVTRLPTADMPRLASHAPVDATHLILTYSHEIDLALCHALLTRGFAGAGMIGSATKWARFRSRLAKLGHTNAQISRIACPIGQPELGKHPTAIAIGVATALLKQADQSVQQGETAG; translated from the coding sequence GTGAGCGATTTCATCCGCATCACGGTTACCCGCACCGCCGGGTCAGCGCCGCGTGATGCGGACACGACAATGACCGTATGGGGAAATGGCCAGAGCGGCACGATTGGCGGCGGAGCTCTGGAATGGGAGGCAACCCAAGTGGCGCGCCGTATGTTGCGCGAAGGGCGCAAAACCTTGTCGCGCACGGTGCCGCTTGGCCCCGAACTGGGTCAGTGCTGCGGCGGGTCGGTCACCCTTGTGTGGGCATTAAATGCCGCCGAAGTCTCGCCACAGGCATCACCCCTGTGGATCTGGGGCGCGGGGCATGTGGGACGCGCGATTGTCAGCGTGATGGCCCCCCTGCCCGACTTTGAGATCACCTGGATCGACACGGGGCCCGACCGCTTTCCTGACAGTATCGCTGATGGTGTCACCCGCTTGCCAACTGCCGATATGCCGCGCCTTGCCAGTCACGCACCGGTCGATGCCACGCACCTGATCCTGACCTATAGCCACGAGATTGATCTGGCCCTTTGCCATGCGCTGTTGACACGCGGATTTGCCGGGGCGGGGATGATCGGCTCGGCCACGAAATGGGCGCGGTTCCGTTCACGCCTTGCCAAACTGGGCCACACGAACGCTCAAATATCGCGCATCGCCTGTCCGATCGGGCAGCCCGAATTGGGAAAACACCCGACAGCAATTGCTATCGGCGTTGCAACCGCATTATTGAAACAAGCGGATCAGTCTGTCCAGCAGGGGGAAACGGCCGGATGA
- a CDS encoding ABC transporter permease, giving the protein MDINPIFLLAAVIVASTPILLAAIGELVVERAGVLNLGVEGMMITGAVCGYIVGHETSSAFAGFLGAAAGGAAVAAIFGVLTLVLLTNQVATGLALTLFGVGLAAMVGQGYTTDTEVLVPKLAIPLLSDIPALGHILFNHDLVVYASIALVVAVGAFLRYTRGGMILRAVGENHEAAHALGYNVRLIRFGAILFGGACAGLGGAYISLVRVPQWTDGITAGAGWIALAIVVFAGWKPGRLVVGAYLFGGVTALQLNLQATGLAIPVEYLSMSPYIATILVLVLLSGSRGPGSLGKTFHASR; this is encoded by the coding sequence ATGGATATCAATCCGATCTTTCTCTTGGCGGCGGTGATCGTCGCATCAACCCCGATCCTGCTGGCCGCGATCGGCGAGCTGGTCGTCGAACGCGCAGGTGTGCTGAACCTTGGGGTTGAAGGCATGATGATTACCGGCGCGGTCTGCGGGTATATCGTGGGGCACGAAACGTCCTCGGCCTTTGCCGGTTTTCTGGGGGCCGCCGCAGGCGGGGCCGCAGTGGCCGCGATATTTGGCGTGCTGACGCTTGTTTTGTTGACCAATCAGGTCGCCACGGGCCTTGCGCTGACGTTGTTTGGCGTCGGGCTCGCGGCGATGGTCGGACAAGGCTACACCACCGACACCGAAGTATTGGTGCCGAAACTGGCGATCCCGCTACTGTCGGACATACCTGCGCTGGGACATATCCTGTTCAATCACGATCTGGTGGTCTACGCCTCGATTGCGCTGGTCGTCGCGGTCGGGGCATTCCTGCGCTACACGCGCGGCGGGATGATCCTGCGCGCCGTTGGTGAAAACCACGAGGCGGCCCATGCGCTGGGTTACAACGTCCGCCTGATCCGTTTTGGGGCAATCCTGTTTGGCGGGGCCTGCGCGGGTCTTGGCGGGGCCTATATCAGCCTTGTGCGCGTGCCACAGTGGACCGATGGAATCACTGCGGGCGCAGGCTGGATCGCATTGGCGATCGTTGTCTTTGCTGGCTGGAAACCGGGCCGTTTGGTTGTCGGTGCCTATCTTTTTGGCGGTGTCACCGCCTTGCAGTTGAACTTGCAGGCGACGGGGCTTGCCATCCCCGTAGAATACCTTTCCATGTCACCGTATATTGCCACGATCCTTGTTCTGGTGCTGCTGTCGGGCAGCCGGGGGCCGGGATCGCTGGGCAAAACTTTCCACGCGTCGCGCTAA
- a CDS encoding SRPBCC domain-containing protein translates to MTKGLTLTISRQINATPQIVWRCLTEPDLLMQWFAPKPVEITEAEVDATPGGVFHIVMKVPEHGEMRGPSGCVLLTESHTRLVWTAALGPGFVPNPPHTNADDFYMTADIRLEARDGGCFYTAHALHATPQAVAAHERMGFHNGWGTAAEQLAELAAHYQNLA, encoded by the coding sequence ATGACCAAAGGCTTGACCCTGACGATCTCCCGCCAGATCAACGCCACCCCGCAGATCGTCTGGCGCTGCCTGACAGAGCCTGATTTGCTGATGCAATGGTTCGCCCCAAAACCGGTCGAAATTACCGAGGCCGAAGTTGATGCGACCCCTGGGGGTGTCTTTCACATCGTCATGAAAGTGCCTGAGCACGGCGAAATGCGCGGACCGTCAGGTTGTGTCCTGCTGACCGAATCGCACACCCGCCTGGTGTGGACAGCCGCCCTTGGCCCTGGCTTTGTTCCCAACCCGCCCCACACCAATGCGGACGATTTTTATATGACCGCCGATATACGTCTTGAGGCCCGTGATGGTGGCTGTTTCTACACAGCGCACGCCCTGCATGCCACACCCCAAGCCGTTGCCGCGCATGAAAGAATGGGCTTCCATAATGGGTGGGGAACAGCGGCGGAGCAGCTTGCCGAACTGGCAGCACATTATCAAAATTTAGCTTAA
- a CDS encoding ABC transporter permease has translation MLRLEKRPQPSKVWIYASPLLAVVITILLGGVLFWLLGKDPVAATRMIFWDPIFGDFAAFYLPELLIKAAPLILIAIGLSFGFQAGIWNIGAEGQYIIGAICAAGVALAFYPLDARWLIFPLMIVAGIAGGVVWALIPALLRVYFKTNEILVSLMLVYVAEVLINAFSVGLLRNPDGMGFPGSRSLKQYPAAHNGDLFPNLGSFGSGIHWGVITAIFAVIVAYVFLTRHRFGFNVRLAGQSPRAAAFSGVNPNRLVILCMVLSGGLAGIAGMFEVAGPSGQILGSFPAYYGFTAIIVAFLGRLHPIGVMLAGLLMALTYIGGDAALQPLQLPSASIQVFQGMLLFSLLSVDVLTNYRVRVTAGKVVA, from the coding sequence ATGTTGAGGCTTGAAAAACGACCCCAGCCATCAAAGGTCTGGATCTATGCCTCGCCGCTCTTGGCCGTCGTGATTACCATCCTGCTGGGTGGCGTGTTGTTCTGGCTGCTGGGCAAAGACCCTGTCGCCGCAACACGTATGATCTTCTGGGATCCGATTTTCGGTGATTTTGCCGCCTTTTACCTACCTGAACTGCTGATCAAGGCCGCGCCGTTGATCCTGATCGCGATTGGCCTGTCATTCGGCTTTCAGGCGGGCATCTGGAACATCGGCGCCGAGGGGCAGTATATCATCGGCGCGATCTGCGCGGCGGGCGTCGCGCTGGCGTTTTATCCGCTTGATGCCCGTTGGCTGATCTTCCCGTTGATGATTGTCGCGGGCATCGCGGGCGGGGTCGTATGGGCGCTGATCCCGGCCCTGCTGCGGGTCTATTTCAAGACAAACGAGATTCTAGTGTCACTAATGCTGGTCTATGTCGCCGAGGTGCTGATCAACGCTTTTTCCGTCGGCCTGCTGCGCAATCCTGATGGTATGGGCTTTCCCGGCAGCCGCAGCCTGAAACAGTATCCCGCGGCGCATAACGGTGACTTGTTTCCCAACCTCGGGTCGTTTGGGTCGGGCATCCATTGGGGCGTGATTACGGCGATCTTTGCGGTGATTGTTGCATATGTTTTCCTGACACGGCACCGCTTCGGGTTCAACGTGCGTCTGGCCGGGCAAAGCCCGCGGGCAGCCGCCTTTTCCGGTGTGAACCCGAACCGCCTGGTGATCCTGTGCATGGTGCTGTCGGGTGGTCTGGCCGGCATCGCCGGCATGTTCGAAGTCGCGGGGCCATCGGGCCAGATCCTGGGATCGTTCCCCGCCTATTACGGTTTTACGGCGATCATCGTCGCCTTCCTTGGCCGCTTGCACCCCATCGGGGTAATGTTGGCAGGCCTGCTCATGGCCCTGACCTATATCGGCGGTGACGCGGCCTTGCAGCCGCTGCAACTCCCCTCGGCCTCCATTCAGGTCTTTCAGGGGATGCTGCTGTTCTCGCTTTTGTCAGTCGATGTGCTGACCAATTATCGCGTGCGGGTAACCGCTGGAAAGGTGGTGGCTTAA
- a CDS encoding ABC transporter ATP-binding protein, which yields MSNLLLQLNGLTKAYPGVVANKNVTFDIRKGEVHALLGENGAGKSTLVKTIYGLVHPDSGTMTLEDAPYRPADPRAARNSGVAMVFQHFSLFDALNVAENIALGMENPPSQRDLAAKITEVSELYGLPLDPARIVGDLSAGERQRVEIIRCLLQDPKLLIMDEPTSVLTPQEVDILFETLNKLRSEGTAILYISHKLEEIRTLCDHATILRLGEVVGTCVPAETLARDMAELMVGGTLHVPERAAPHAGDVVLSLKGLNARAPSEFGTALRNINLDVRRGEVLGIGGVAGNGQDELLLALSGEMPTAAGMVSFHGQDISQMRPNARRALGLLAAPEERMGHAAAPDMTLIENGFLTGDTRMGLSKNGFLQRAKTRAFAEKVIQAFDVRTPGPDNAARSLSGGNLQKFVIGREILQDPEVLIVNQPTWGVDAAAAASIRQALLDLAAKGSAVICISQDLDELMEVSDRFAALNGGALSDPRPAQGLTVDEIGLMLGGAHDMEVAHVEA from the coding sequence ATGAGCAATTTATTATTACAACTCAATGGGCTGACCAAGGCTTACCCGGGTGTTGTGGCCAACAAGAACGTGACATTCGATATCCGCAAGGGCGAAGTTCACGCACTGTTGGGCGAGAACGGCGCGGGCAAATCAACACTTGTGAAAACCATATACGGTCTGGTGCATCCCGACAGCGGAACGATGACACTGGAAGATGCGCCCTATCGGCCTGCCGATCCGCGCGCGGCGCGCAATTCCGGCGTCGCGATGGTGTTTCAGCATTTTTCCTTGTTTGATGCACTGAATGTCGCTGAAAATATCGCCCTCGGCATGGAAAACCCGCCGTCGCAACGCGACCTCGCGGCCAAGATAACCGAGGTGTCCGAGCTATATGGCCTGCCCCTTGATCCCGCGCGGATCGTTGGCGACCTGAGCGCGGGCGAACGTCAGCGGGTCGAGATCATTCGCTGTCTGCTGCAAGACCCCAAGCTGTTGATCATGGACGAACCCACCAGCGTGCTGACCCCGCAAGAAGTCGATATTCTATTTGAAACGTTGAATAAATTGCGCTCTGAGGGCACGGCAATCCTGTATATCTCGCACAAGCTCGAGGAGATTCGCACACTGTGCGATCATGCCACGATCTTGCGTCTGGGCGAGGTCGTGGGCACCTGCGTGCCTGCTGAAACCCTTGCGCGCGACATGGCCGAACTGATGGTCGGCGGGACGCTGCATGTGCCCGAACGCGCAGCACCCCACGCTGGCGATGTCGTGCTGTCCCTCAAGGGGCTGAACGCGCGCGCACCATCTGAATTTGGCACGGCGTTGCGCAACATCAATCTTGACGTCCGGCGTGGCGAGGTTCTGGGCATCGGCGGTGTCGCAGGCAATGGCCAAGATGAACTGTTGCTGGCCTTGTCCGGTGAAATGCCCACCGCTGCGGGAATGGTCAGTTTTCACGGTCAGGATATTAGCCAGATGCGCCCCAACGCCCGCCGCGCCCTTGGCTTGCTGGCAGCCCCCGAAGAACGGATGGGCCACGCAGCCGCCCCGGATATGACCCTGATCGAGAATGGTTTTTTGACCGGAGATACCCGAATGGGCCTGTCCAAGAATGGTTTTTTGCAGCGCGCCAAAACACGGGCCTTTGCCGAAAAGGTCATCCAGGCATTCGACGTGCGCACGCCGGGGCCAGACAACGCCGCCCGCTCGCTTTCGGGCGGGAACCTTCAGAAATTCGTCATCGGGCGCGAGATTTTGCAAGACCCCGAGGTGCTGATCGTGAACCAGCCCACATGGGGCGTCGATGCAGCCGCAGCCGCGTCGATCCGCCAGGCCCTGCTTGATCTGGCCGCCAAAGGGTCGGCGGTGATCTGCATTTCCCAGGATTTGGATGAACTCATGGAGGTCTCTGACCGCTTTGCCGCCCTGAACGGTGGCGCGCTGTCTGACCCACGCCCCGCGCAGGGGCTAACGGTTGACGAAATCGGCCTGATGTTGGGCGGCGCGCATGATATGGAGGTGGCCCATGTTGAGGCTTGA
- a CDS encoding BMP family ABC transporter substrate-binding protein codes for MKRRTLLASGAAAALATAFGAPLRAQEKTKVGFIYVGPINDGGWTQYHHHSALEMVTYFGDAVELVYQESVPEGPDAERAITQMALGGADIIFTTSFGFMDPTINVAAKFPNVKFEHATGYKSAENVSTYSARFYEGRAIQGHLTGKMTKTNKVGYIASVPIPEVVRGINSAYLHASKVNPDVEFKIIWIFEWLNPAKEADAAKALIEQGCDVILQHTDSTAPHAAAKEAGGVYTFGQAADMAEYAPMPRISSIIDNWAPYYIERVQAVMDGTWETSNRWDGIGTGMVGIGEISDVVPADVKAEAEAMRDAIADGSYHPFTGPINKQDGSVWLAEGEIADDGALAGLNFYVEGVDGDIPS; via the coding sequence ATGAAACGTAGAACACTGCTTGCATCCGGTGCCGCCGCTGCACTCGCGACAGCCTTTGGCGCGCCGCTGCGCGCGCAGGAGAAAACCAAGGTCGGCTTTATTTATGTCGGTCCGATCAACGATGGCGGCTGGACCCAGTATCACCACCATTCAGCCCTCGAAATGGTCACTTATTTCGGCGATGCTGTTGAGCTGGTGTATCAGGAATCCGTGCCCGAAGGCCCCGATGCCGAACGTGCGATCACCCAGATGGCCCTTGGCGGTGCCGACATCATCTTTACGACCTCGTTTGGTTTCATGGATCCAACGATCAACGTTGCGGCCAAGTTCCCGAATGTGAAATTTGAACATGCGACCGGCTACAAATCGGCTGAAAACGTTTCCACCTATTCGGCGCGTTTCTACGAAGGGCGCGCCATTCAGGGGCACCTCACCGGCAAGATGACCAAAACCAACAAGGTGGGCTATATCGCATCCGTGCCGATCCCCGAAGTTGTGCGCGGCATTAACTCGGCCTATCTGCATGCCTCCAAGGTGAACCCGGATGTAGAGTTCAAGATCATCTGGATCTTTGAATGGCTGAACCCCGCCAAGGAAGCCGATGCGGCCAAGGCGCTGATCGAACAGGGCTGCGATGTGATCCTGCAACATACCGATTCCACGGCACCCCACGCAGCGGCCAAGGAAGCGGGTGGCGTTTACACCTTTGGTCAGGCAGCGGATATGGCGGAATATGCACCGATGCCGCGGATCAGTTCGATCATCGACAACTGGGCACCCTACTACATCGAACGTGTGCAAGCGGTCATGGATGGCACTTGGGAAACGTCGAACCGCTGGGACGGCATCGGCACTGGCATGGTCGGTATCGGCGAGATTTCCGACGTGGTGCCAGCAGACGTCAAAGCCGAAGCCGAAGCCATGCGCGATGCAATCGCCGATGGCAGCTACCACCCGTTCACGGGGCCGATCAACAAGCAGGATGGTTCCGTCTGGCTGGCCGAGGGCGAGATTGCCGATGATGGTGCGCTTGCCGGTCTGAACTTCTATGTCGAAGGTGTGGACGGCGACATTCCATCCTAA